One region of Trichosurus vulpecula isolate mTriVul1 chromosome 1, mTriVul1.pri, whole genome shotgun sequence genomic DNA includes:
- the USHBP1 gene encoding Usher syndrome type-1C protein-binding protein 1 isoform X2: MSESTGTQNPMPKGKGACRGSWTLWWRALKRQTPWEAVSGQSRHPGCPRKSHWQSTRSPPKSRAAGATVYSWTDPGHGPNLYLALQQAVESLEKAAATCRQQASRLPVSTTLCPEEQDQADEEKPWPLQRLEELVRGWGPVGQEEGMPEQERIRYKQEVLSLTEQNASLRDSLKSKEEELAQDRVSLQAFQDEKEKLQRQFWELSESLLKLGLSPALPLSQDSSVSRSSSPGPDGELWGAQQLQSISSPVIPAALTPELQDLEAQMEQLRRTIQRLKCFNQMMLGALQSCKGYSEGLSMQLGQREAETTALRLALQYSEQCVEAYGVLLALRTVDTRTGPGPQAREGRTKSAMAVAQRLLSEEDPAEAGILARVYASPEGSSVDAPTELEVAALLQGYIGRLRAHQALVKVPPEPDPRPGHGPSVLREEAIFQAMLEAQPDLELPRLEKTQIQQELATMREALMDLTLKLQLLKKEKRALELRDAAHRAQGTLYLLLLEQLRWQLGQGRPHDTLSSGGSDSDSDSSCGAWAPGEGDQTAWLGGSRDSEDMLQELTNSLTRTQELQGQLKELQASLERMAQDERAQRAQCVELTNDFCKAHSALVLAFRGAQRKQEQQQQTLDQQIMQMAACQEEELESLAQVAQALEGSRVLMPWGETSL; encoded by the exons atgtcagagtccACTGGGACTCAGAACCCCATGCCCAAGGGTAAGGGTGCTTGCAGGGGGAGCTGGACCCTGTGGTGGAGAGCACTGAAGAGGCAGACACCATGGGAAGCAGTGTCGGGCCAGAGCAGGCACCCAGGCTGCCCCAGGAAGAGTCACTGGCAGAGCACCAGGTCACCACCAAAGAGCCGAGCAGCCGGAGCGACTGTCTACAGCTGGACAGACCCAG GTCATGGCCCCAACCTGTACCTGGCTCTGCAGCAGGCGGTTGAGTCCTTGGAGAAGGCAGCAGCCACTTGTCGACAGCAGGCCTCCAGACTCCCGGTCTCAACTACACTATGCCCAGAGGAGCAAGACCAAGCTGATGAG GAGAAACCATGGCCTCTGCAAAGACTGGAGGAGCTGGTCAGGGGCTGGGGCCCCGTGGGCCAAGAGGAGGGGATGCCTGAGCAGGAGAGGATTCGCTACAAACAGGAGGTTCTGAGCCTGACTGAACAGAATGCCAGCCTTCGGGATTCTCTGAAAAGCAAGGAAGAGGAATTGGCCCAGGATCGGGTCTCCCTACAGGCCTTTCAAGATGAAAAGGAGAAGCTACAGAGACAG tTCTGGGAGCTGAGTGAATCTCTCCTGAAGCTCGGCCTGTCTCCAGCGCTCCCCCTTAGCCAGGACAGCTCCGTGAGCAGATCCAGCAGCCCAGGGCCAGATGGGGAGCTCTGGGGGGCCCAG CAACTACAAAGTATTTCCAGCCCTGTGatcccagcagccctcacaccagagctaCAGGACCTGGAGGCCCAAATGGAACAGCTCCGGAG GACTATTCAGAGGCTAAAATGTTTCAACCAGATGATGCTGGGGGCCCTGCAATCCTGCAAGGGCTACTCAGAGGGGCTGAGCATGCAGCTGGGACAGAGGGAGGCCGAGACTACTGCCCTGCGCCTAGCCCTGCAATACAG TGAGCAGTGTGTGGAGGCTTATGGGGTGCTGCTGGCTCTACGGACAGTCGACACAAGGACTGGGCCAGGCCCACAAGCCAGAGAAGGCAGGACAAAGTCAGCCATGGCAGTGGCACAGCGACTTTTGTCTGAGGAAGACCCTGCAGAGGCTGGCATCTTGGCTCGTGTCTATGCAAG CCCTGAGGGCAGCAGTGTGGATGCACCCACAGAACTGGAGGTAGCAGCACTCCTACAGGGTTATATTGGGAGGCTCCGGGCACACCAAGCCCTGGTGAAGGTGCCTCCCGAGCCAGACCCCAGACCAGGTCACGGGCCCAGTGTGCTTCGGGAGGAAGCCATCTTTCAGGCAATGCTGGAGGCTCAGCCTGACCTGGAGCTGCCAAGGCTGGAAAAGACACAGATTCAGCAAGAGTTGGCCACCATGAGG GAGGCCCTGATGGACCTGACACTGAAGCTGCAGCTGCTAAAGAAAGAGAAACGGGCACTGGAGCTAAGAGATGCAGCTCACCGGGCACAGGGCACTCTCTATCTCCTGCTCCTAGAGCAGCTTCGGTGGCAGCTGGGCCAGGGCAGACCCCACGATACCCTCAGCTCAGGGGGCAGTGACAGTGACAGCGACAGCAGCTGTGGAGCATGG GCTCCTGGAGAAGGGGACCAGACAGCCTGGCTAGGGGGATCCCGGGACTCTGAGGACATGCTGCAGGAGCTCACCAATTCTCTGACTCG GACCCAGGAGTTACAAGGACAACTGAAGGAGCTACAGGCTTCACTGGAACGGATGGCCCAGGATGAGCGGGCCCAGCGAGCCCAGTGCGTGGAGCTCACCAATGACTTCTGCAAAGCCCACAG TGCCCTGGTGCTGGCCTTCCGAGGGGCCCAGCggaagcaggagcagcagcagcagacccTGGACCAGCAGATAATGCAGATGGCAGCCTGTCAGGAGGAAGAGCTGGAGTCCCTGGCCCAAGTTGCCCAGGCTTTAGAAGGCTCCAGAGTCCTTATGCCCTGGGGAGAGACTTCTCTCTAG
- the USHBP1 gene encoding Usher syndrome type-1C protein-binding protein 1 isoform X1, giving the protein MSSRATRPRSRRGRAPPPGELDPVVESTEEADTMGSSVGPEQAPRLPQEESLAEHQVTTKEPSSRSDCLQLDRPRDGQIEASEPSSHLTSGKLLMMPTSPPSQFYQPSEEDAQEGHGPNLYLALQQAVESLEKAAATCRQQASRLPVSTTLCPEEQDQADEEKPWPLQRLEELVRGWGPVGQEEGMPEQERIRYKQEVLSLTEQNASLRDSLKSKEEELAQDRVSLQAFQDEKEKLQRQFWELSESLLKLGLSPALPLSQDSSVSRSSSPGPDGELWGAQQLQSISSPVIPAALTPELQDLEAQMEQLRRTIQRLKCFNQMMLGALQSCKGYSEGLSMQLGQREAETTALRLALQYSEQCVEAYGVLLALRTVDTRTGPGPQAREGRTKSAMAVAQRLLSEEDPAEAGILARVYASPEGSSVDAPTELEVAALLQGYIGRLRAHQALVKVPPEPDPRPGHGPSVLREEAIFQAMLEAQPDLELPRLEKTQIQQELATMREALMDLTLKLQLLKKEKRALELRDAAHRAQGTLYLLLLEQLRWQLGQGRPHDTLSSGGSDSDSDSSCGAWAPGEGDQTAWLGGSRDSEDMLQELTNSLTRTQELQGQLKELQASLERMAQDERAQRAQCVELTNDFCKAHSALVLAFRGAQRKQEQQQQTLDQQIMQMAACQEEELESLAQVAQALEGSRVLMPWGETSL; this is encoded by the exons ATGAGCAGCCGAGCTACTAGACCCCGAAGCCGGCGGGGGAGGGCACCACCCCCA GGGGAGCTGGACCCTGTGGTGGAGAGCACTGAAGAGGCAGACACCATGGGAAGCAGTGTCGGGCCAGAGCAGGCACCCAGGCTGCCCCAGGAAGAGTCACTGGCAGAGCACCAGGTCACCACCAAAGAGCCGAGCAGCCGGAGCGACTGTCTACAGCTGGACAGACCCAG gGATGGGCAGATAGAAGCCTCAGAGCCCAGCAGCCACCTAACTTCTGGAAAGCTGCTCATGATGCCCACCTCACCCCCTTCTCAATTCTACCAGCCCTCAGAAGAGGATGCCCAGGAAG GTCATGGCCCCAACCTGTACCTGGCTCTGCAGCAGGCGGTTGAGTCCTTGGAGAAGGCAGCAGCCACTTGTCGACAGCAGGCCTCCAGACTCCCGGTCTCAACTACACTATGCCCAGAGGAGCAAGACCAAGCTGATGAG GAGAAACCATGGCCTCTGCAAAGACTGGAGGAGCTGGTCAGGGGCTGGGGCCCCGTGGGCCAAGAGGAGGGGATGCCTGAGCAGGAGAGGATTCGCTACAAACAGGAGGTTCTGAGCCTGACTGAACAGAATGCCAGCCTTCGGGATTCTCTGAAAAGCAAGGAAGAGGAATTGGCCCAGGATCGGGTCTCCCTACAGGCCTTTCAAGATGAAAAGGAGAAGCTACAGAGACAG tTCTGGGAGCTGAGTGAATCTCTCCTGAAGCTCGGCCTGTCTCCAGCGCTCCCCCTTAGCCAGGACAGCTCCGTGAGCAGATCCAGCAGCCCAGGGCCAGATGGGGAGCTCTGGGGGGCCCAG CAACTACAAAGTATTTCCAGCCCTGTGatcccagcagccctcacaccagagctaCAGGACCTGGAGGCCCAAATGGAACAGCTCCGGAG GACTATTCAGAGGCTAAAATGTTTCAACCAGATGATGCTGGGGGCCCTGCAATCCTGCAAGGGCTACTCAGAGGGGCTGAGCATGCAGCTGGGACAGAGGGAGGCCGAGACTACTGCCCTGCGCCTAGCCCTGCAATACAG TGAGCAGTGTGTGGAGGCTTATGGGGTGCTGCTGGCTCTACGGACAGTCGACACAAGGACTGGGCCAGGCCCACAAGCCAGAGAAGGCAGGACAAAGTCAGCCATGGCAGTGGCACAGCGACTTTTGTCTGAGGAAGACCCTGCAGAGGCTGGCATCTTGGCTCGTGTCTATGCAAG CCCTGAGGGCAGCAGTGTGGATGCACCCACAGAACTGGAGGTAGCAGCACTCCTACAGGGTTATATTGGGAGGCTCCGGGCACACCAAGCCCTGGTGAAGGTGCCTCCCGAGCCAGACCCCAGACCAGGTCACGGGCCCAGTGTGCTTCGGGAGGAAGCCATCTTTCAGGCAATGCTGGAGGCTCAGCCTGACCTGGAGCTGCCAAGGCTGGAAAAGACACAGATTCAGCAAGAGTTGGCCACCATGAGG GAGGCCCTGATGGACCTGACACTGAAGCTGCAGCTGCTAAAGAAAGAGAAACGGGCACTGGAGCTAAGAGATGCAGCTCACCGGGCACAGGGCACTCTCTATCTCCTGCTCCTAGAGCAGCTTCGGTGGCAGCTGGGCCAGGGCAGACCCCACGATACCCTCAGCTCAGGGGGCAGTGACAGTGACAGCGACAGCAGCTGTGGAGCATGG GCTCCTGGAGAAGGGGACCAGACAGCCTGGCTAGGGGGATCCCGGGACTCTGAGGACATGCTGCAGGAGCTCACCAATTCTCTGACTCG GACCCAGGAGTTACAAGGACAACTGAAGGAGCTACAGGCTTCACTGGAACGGATGGCCCAGGATGAGCGGGCCCAGCGAGCCCAGTGCGTGGAGCTCACCAATGACTTCTGCAAAGCCCACAG TGCCCTGGTGCTGGCCTTCCGAGGGGCCCAGCggaagcaggagcagcagcagcagacccTGGACCAGCAGATAATGCAGATGGCAGCCTGTCAGGAGGAAGAGCTGGAGTCCCTGGCCCAAGTTGCCCAGGCTTTAGAAGGCTCCAGAGTCCTTATGCCCTGGGGAGAGACTTCTCTCTAG
- the USHBP1 gene encoding Usher syndrome type-1C protein-binding protein 1 isoform X3, with product MSSRATRPRSRRGRAPPPGELDPVVESTEEADTMGSSVGPEQAPRLPQEESLAEHQVTTKEPSSRSDCLQLDRPRDGQIEASEPSSHLTSGKLLMMPTSPPSQFYQPSEEDAQEGHGPNLYLALQQAVESLEKAAATCRQQASRLPVSTTLCPEEQDQADEEKPWPLQRLEELVRGWGPVGQEEGMPEQERIRYKQEVLSLTEQNASLRDSLKSKEEELAQDRVSLQAFQDEKEKLQRQFWELSESLLKLGLSPALPLSQDSSVSRSSSPGPDGELWGAQQLQSISSPVIPAALTPELQDLEAQMEQLRRTIQRLKCFNQMMLGALQSCKGYSEGLSMQLGQREAETTALRLALQYSEQCVEAYGVLLALRTVDTRTGPGPQAREGRTKSAMAVAQRLLSEEDPAEAGILARVYASPEGSSVDAPTELEVAALLQGYIGRLRAHQALVKVPPEPDPRPGHGPSVLREEAIFQAMLEAQPDLELPRLEKTQIQQELATMRAPGEGDQTAWLGGSRDSEDMLQELTNSLTRTQELQGQLKELQASLERMAQDERAQRAQCVELTNDFCKAHSALVLAFRGAQRKQEQQQQTLDQQIMQMAACQEEELESLAQVAQALEGSRVLMPWGETSL from the exons ATGAGCAGCCGAGCTACTAGACCCCGAAGCCGGCGGGGGAGGGCACCACCCCCA GGGGAGCTGGACCCTGTGGTGGAGAGCACTGAAGAGGCAGACACCATGGGAAGCAGTGTCGGGCCAGAGCAGGCACCCAGGCTGCCCCAGGAAGAGTCACTGGCAGAGCACCAGGTCACCACCAAAGAGCCGAGCAGCCGGAGCGACTGTCTACAGCTGGACAGACCCAG gGATGGGCAGATAGAAGCCTCAGAGCCCAGCAGCCACCTAACTTCTGGAAAGCTGCTCATGATGCCCACCTCACCCCCTTCTCAATTCTACCAGCCCTCAGAAGAGGATGCCCAGGAAG GTCATGGCCCCAACCTGTACCTGGCTCTGCAGCAGGCGGTTGAGTCCTTGGAGAAGGCAGCAGCCACTTGTCGACAGCAGGCCTCCAGACTCCCGGTCTCAACTACACTATGCCCAGAGGAGCAAGACCAAGCTGATGAG GAGAAACCATGGCCTCTGCAAAGACTGGAGGAGCTGGTCAGGGGCTGGGGCCCCGTGGGCCAAGAGGAGGGGATGCCTGAGCAGGAGAGGATTCGCTACAAACAGGAGGTTCTGAGCCTGACTGAACAGAATGCCAGCCTTCGGGATTCTCTGAAAAGCAAGGAAGAGGAATTGGCCCAGGATCGGGTCTCCCTACAGGCCTTTCAAGATGAAAAGGAGAAGCTACAGAGACAG tTCTGGGAGCTGAGTGAATCTCTCCTGAAGCTCGGCCTGTCTCCAGCGCTCCCCCTTAGCCAGGACAGCTCCGTGAGCAGATCCAGCAGCCCAGGGCCAGATGGGGAGCTCTGGGGGGCCCAG CAACTACAAAGTATTTCCAGCCCTGTGatcccagcagccctcacaccagagctaCAGGACCTGGAGGCCCAAATGGAACAGCTCCGGAG GACTATTCAGAGGCTAAAATGTTTCAACCAGATGATGCTGGGGGCCCTGCAATCCTGCAAGGGCTACTCAGAGGGGCTGAGCATGCAGCTGGGACAGAGGGAGGCCGAGACTACTGCCCTGCGCCTAGCCCTGCAATACAG TGAGCAGTGTGTGGAGGCTTATGGGGTGCTGCTGGCTCTACGGACAGTCGACACAAGGACTGGGCCAGGCCCACAAGCCAGAGAAGGCAGGACAAAGTCAGCCATGGCAGTGGCACAGCGACTTTTGTCTGAGGAAGACCCTGCAGAGGCTGGCATCTTGGCTCGTGTCTATGCAAG CCCTGAGGGCAGCAGTGTGGATGCACCCACAGAACTGGAGGTAGCAGCACTCCTACAGGGTTATATTGGGAGGCTCCGGGCACACCAAGCCCTGGTGAAGGTGCCTCCCGAGCCAGACCCCAGACCAGGTCACGGGCCCAGTGTGCTTCGGGAGGAAGCCATCTTTCAGGCAATGCTGGAGGCTCAGCCTGACCTGGAGCTGCCAAGGCTGGAAAAGACACAGATTCAGCAAGAGTTGGCCACCATGAGG GCTCCTGGAGAAGGGGACCAGACAGCCTGGCTAGGGGGATCCCGGGACTCTGAGGACATGCTGCAGGAGCTCACCAATTCTCTGACTCG GACCCAGGAGTTACAAGGACAACTGAAGGAGCTACAGGCTTCACTGGAACGGATGGCCCAGGATGAGCGGGCCCAGCGAGCCCAGTGCGTGGAGCTCACCAATGACTTCTGCAAAGCCCACAG TGCCCTGGTGCTGGCCTTCCGAGGGGCCCAGCggaagcaggagcagcagcagcagacccTGGACCAGCAGATAATGCAGATGGCAGCCTGTCAGGAGGAAGAGCTGGAGTCCCTGGCCCAAGTTGCCCAGGCTTTAGAAGGCTCCAGAGTCCTTATGCCCTGGGGAGAGACTTCTCTCTAG